A DNA window from Pseudodesulfovibrio thermohalotolerans contains the following coding sequences:
- a CDS encoding GAF and HD-GYP domain-containing protein, which translates to MADRRLEARDDAVLAILKVTDEVNQLKDVDTILDKILYESRQFSGADAGSIYLVEDDRLIFSYVQNDTLFKTEAANAALYQNFAIPISEQSIVGHVAKTRQSLAVDDAYELDPTLPYSLNKSFDEKSGFRTTSMLAIPLIAQESRLVGVMQLINAKNESGAVIPFSEKARTYIPIFCNNASVAIERGIMNRELILRMMQMAELRDPSETGAHVQRVGAYCAEIYGTWAARRGHGAKEIKRTRDNLRLAAMLHDVGKVGISDTILKKPAKLTEREYDIIKWHTIYGARLFGNQTSELDRMSMDIALCHHEQWAGSGYPSIPRDRIWADDLEMGGAPMNGEAIPLSARICAVADVYDALASPRSYKDPHTDDQCLETLEQGAGTHFDPEVVDIFMEIFDVIKAIRNKWSDSPGK; encoded by the coding sequence ATGGCCGACAGGCGACTCGAAGCCCGCGACGATGCCGTATTGGCGATTCTCAAGGTCACGGATGAAGTCAACCAACTCAAGGACGTTGATACGATCCTGGACAAGATTCTCTATGAATCCAGGCAGTTTTCCGGTGCTGACGCCGGGTCCATATACCTTGTTGAAGACGACCGGCTCATCTTCAGCTACGTCCAGAACGACACGCTCTTCAAGACCGAGGCGGCCAACGCCGCCCTGTACCAGAACTTCGCCATCCCCATCAGCGAACAGTCCATAGTGGGCCATGTGGCCAAAACCAGGCAGAGCCTGGCCGTGGACGACGCCTACGAGCTGGACCCCACCCTCCCCTATTCCCTGAACAAATCCTTTGACGAGAAGTCGGGCTTCCGAACCACCAGCATGTTGGCCATCCCGCTGATCGCCCAGGAAAGCAGGCTCGTCGGGGTCATGCAGCTCATCAACGCGAAGAACGAATCCGGCGCGGTGATCCCCTTCTCCGAAAAGGCCCGGACCTATATTCCCATTTTCTGCAACAACGCCTCCGTGGCCATCGAACGCGGCATCATGAACCGCGAACTGATTCTGCGCATGATGCAGATGGCCGAGCTGCGCGATCCCTCCGAGACCGGGGCGCACGTCCAGCGCGTGGGGGCGTACTGCGCCGAGATATACGGCACCTGGGCCGCCCGCCGGGGCCACGGAGCCAAGGAGATCAAGCGCACCCGCGACAATCTCCGCCTGGCCGCCATGCTTCACGACGTGGGAAAGGTCGGCATTTCCGACACCATCCTCAAGAAGCCCGCCAAGCTCACCGAGCGCGAGTACGACATCATAAAATGGCACACCATCTACGGAGCCCGGCTCTTCGGAAACCAGACCTCCGAGCTGGACCGCATGTCCATGGACATCGCCCTGTGCCACCATGAGCAATGGGCGGGCAGCGGCTATCCCTCCATTCCCCGCGACCGGATCTGGGCAGACGACCTGGAAATGGGCGGCGCGCCCATGAACGGCGAAGCCATCCCCCTTTCCGCGCGCATCTGCGCCGTGGCCGACGTGTATGACGCGCTGGCCTCGCCTCGGTCCTACAAGGACCCGCACACGGACGACCAATGCCTGGAAACATTGGAACAGGGGGCCGGGACCCACTTCGACCCCGAGGTCGTGGACATCTTCATGGAGATTTTCGACGTCATCAAAGCCATCCGCAACAAGTGGTCGGATTCCCCCGGGAAGTAG